One window of the Primulina eburnea isolate SZY01 chromosome 18, ASM2296580v1, whole genome shotgun sequence genome contains the following:
- the LOC140819189 gene encoding uncharacterized protein, translating into MSSFQESTFKSCKVKLFGFELEAGHGPEMISSVMSSSATEKTSTGVALEPEDKKLECPYCFKVFGNSQALGGHQNAHKKERMRKKRLQLQARKASINYYIQPFYNNHKISTNCKYNSNYHGSNSTWLYDPSCHVFPRSAPYEKLQISFRPTDSDDINIIDYESWRRHNSPRLVDRSSSSQQNTRTFGPKPANESTKMKAKIWPSSWHSSKKNSDGESLDLQLGLSLYSTV; encoded by the coding sequence ATGTCTAGCTTTCAAGAATCCACTTTCAAATCTTGCAAGGTTAAACTATTTGGGTTCGAGCTCGAAGCGGGACATGGCCCTGAGATGATCTCGTCTGTGATGTCATCTTCGGCGACGGAGAAAACCTCGACCGGAGTAGCGCTTGAGCCGGAGGACAAGAAGTTGGAGTGCCCATATTGTTTCAAGGTTTTTGGAAACTCCCAAGCATTAGGGGGGCATCAAAATGCTCATAAGAAGGAGAGAATGAGGAAAAAGAGGCTTCAACTTCAAGCAAGAAAGGCCAGCATCAATTATTATATTCAACCCTTTTATAATAATCATAAAATCAGTACTAATTGCAAGTATAATTCTAATTATCATGGATCTAACTCGACATGGCTTTATGATCCCTCATGTCACGTTTTTCCCCGATCCGCACCTTATGAAAAACTGCAAATAAGTTTTCGCCCTACTGATTCtgatgatattaatattattgattatgaaagTTGGAGGCGGCACAACTCGCCTCGACTAGTAGACCGGTCCAGTTCGTCTCAACAAAATACTCGTACTTTCGGTCCAAAACCTGCGAACGAATCGACGAAGATGAAGGCGAAGATTTGGCCTTCCTCTTGGCATAGTTCAAAGAAAAATAGTGATGGTGAATCTTTAGATCTTCAATTAGGGTTGAGTTTATATTCCACTGTTTGA